GAGCTGCAGCTGATCGAGCGGCGCCTGGCCAGCGGCAAGCCGATCTTCGGCGTTTGCCTGGGGGCGCAGCTGATGGCGCGGGTGCTGGGGGCGAAGGTCTATCCGGGCCCGGCCAAGGAAATCGGCTTTTCGGAGCTGACGCTGACCGAAGCCGGCCGCCGGTCCTGCCTGAACGTGTTCGAAGGCGGGCCGGTGCTGCACTGGCACGGGGATCGCTTCGACCTGCCCGAGGGGGCGGAGGCGCTCGCCTCCACGGAAATCTGCCCGGTGCAGGCCTTCTCTTACGGCGCCAACGCCTTCGGCGCCCAGTTCCACCCGGAAGCGGGCGGCGAGGGCTTCGAGCGGTGGCTGATCGGCCACACCATCGAGCTCGGCGCCGCCGGCGTCGACGTGCCGCGGCTGCGCGCCGATAACGAGCACTGGGGCCCGATCCTGAAGCCGCGCGCCGAAGCCTGCCTCGAGACCTGGCTGCGCAATCTCGACGGGTAGTGTGTCAGTCCCTCGCCGGGCGGGCGAGTCGGTTAGTCCCTCGCCGGGCAGGCGCTACCGCGCCCTTGGCCGCCGCCGCAATGGCGGCTTGCTCCCGCACGGGGCGTGCGGGAGCGGGAGTCTGTTTGGCCCTCGCCGGGCGGCCACTACCGTGGCCTTGGCCGCCGCCGCAATGGCGGCTTGCACCAGCCACCCCGGGTGGCTGGTGCGGGTTGCGTTCTGCTGTCGTCGTCGCTTCTTTCCCCCCACCGCTGCCTTCGGAAATCGCCACCATGCTGAAGACTGCGCCTGTTTCCGTTCCCGATCGCGATGCGTCGCTTGCCGCGATCGATCCCGACCTCGCCCGCGCCATCCGTGCCGAGGAACGCCGTCAGCAGAGCCAGATCGAGCTGATCGCCTCGGAAAACCTGGTCAGCCGCGCGGTTCGCGAGGCCCAGGGGTCGGTGCTGACCAACAAATATGCCGAAGGCTATCCCGGCCGGCGCTATTACGGCGGCTGCGATCCGGTCGATCGGGCCGAGACGCTGGCGATCGACCGGGTTCGCCGGCTGTTCGGCGCCGCCTATGCCAATGTCCAGCCGCATTCCGGTGCCAATGCCAATCTGGCGGTGCTGTTTGCCCTGCTGGAGCCGGGCGATACGGTGATGGGGCTGGATCTCGCCTGCGGCGGGCATCTGACCCATGGCTCGCCGGTCAGCCTGTCGGGGCGCTGGTTCAAGGCGGTCACCTATAAGGTACGCGCCGATGACGAGACCATCGACTGGGACCAGATGGCGGCGGAAGCCCGGCGGACCCGGCCGCGGCTGATCTTCGTGGGCGGCTCGGCCTATCCCCGGACGATCGATTTCGCCCGCGCCCGCGCGATCGCCGACGAGGTCGGCGCCTGGCTGATGGCCGATATCGCCCATTATGCCGGGCTGATCGCCTGCGGCCTCTATCCCGATCCGGTGCCGCATGCCCATGTGGTGACCTCCACCACCCACAAGACCCTGCGCGGCCCGCGCGGCGGCATCATCCTGACCAACGATCCGGATATCGCGCGGCGCATCGACAAGGCGGTGTTCCCCGGCGTCCAGGGCGGGCCGCTGATGCATGTCATCGCCGCCAAGGCCGTCGCCTTCCACGAGGCACTGCAGCCGGATTATCGCGCCTATATCCACGACGTCGTCGGCAATGCCGCAGCGCTTGCCCGCACGCTGGATGCAGGCGGCCTGCGGCTGGTGACCGGTGGCACCGATTGCCATCTGGTGCTGGTCGATCTCAGGCCCTTCGCGCTGACCGGCAAAGCCGCGGTCGAGGCGATGGAAGAGGTGGGGCTGACCGCCAACAAGAACGCCGTGCCCTTCGACACCGCCACGCCCATGGTGACCTCGGGCATTCGTCTGGGCAGCCCGGCCTGCACCACCCGCGGCTTCGGGCCGGCCGAGTTCGAAACCGTCGGCCGGCTGATCCTGCAGGTTCTGGGGGCGCTGCGCGACAATGGCGGGCTGGATGCCGCGACCGCAGCCGCGGTCCGCGCCGAAGTCGACGCCCTCTGCGCCCGTTTCCCGCTGCCGGCGGCCTGATACCGTCTGTTCAGGACCCGTCTGTCGTCCACTCCCACGTTGCGGGGGATCGAGCCTCACCTGCGACGCCACTGGAGCCGCCCGGCGACAACCGGGCGGCTTTTTTCATGACAGTTATGTGAAACCGCAACCATGGCGTGTTGCACTAAGCCAGATCACCTGACCTATGCAGCTGAGTTGAAAAGAAAACGATCCCAATCAGACATGAAAATTTCTCAGGATTCTTTCACTAACGGTTGTGTTTGCGCTGGACAGAGTTAAGGCAGATCGCTAGTTTATGGCACAGGCCGTTACAAATAATGACATAGGCCAAAAATGAGACGCGGGCCGCCATGGACCTGCGCCAGCACCAAGGAGAGCGGCCCGCCGCGCGACCCCGCCGGACGAGACGCCGTCGTTCGAAGATCGACCGAGAGAGATGGATGCCGCCACCCGCTTTGAGCCACGGGTGCGCGGACCAGTGACCCTGTCCCTTCGCACATGTTTTCGGAGAGCCCTGTCATGACGACGATGAGCGCCCCCGCCATCGCCACCGGCGGCACTGACGCCGCGCATCAGCACGAACAGTCGGAAGTCAAGGCGCTGCTGCAGCGCATCGGCGACGGCTGGATCAAGCGCGCCAAGGTGCGCCGCGATGCGGTCGATCTCGCCTTCGATCCGGCCCGGCCGGATTTCCTGGAAGAGCTGCTGCCCTTCCACGCCCACCCGCTCTACCAGCGGCTGGCGCCCGAGCTGAAGTCGAAGATCCTGTCGGCCGGCTGGATCATCTATAACGAGAAGACCGTCGCCATCGAAAGCGCGATCGTCTCGCCCTCGTGCTACGACGCGCTGGACGGCCGCATCCCCGGTCTGACCGACGAAACCAGCCGCCAGATCGTCTGCGAAACCCTGGTCGACGAGGCCTATCACCTGCTGCTGGTGGCCAATGCCAACCGGCTGACCCGCACCCGGCGCGGGCTCGAGGATCTGAAGATCCCGAGCTTCAACCTGGTCACGATGATGAACCGCGAGAAGTCGCTGCAGTCGGAAGACTGGCAGAAGATCCTGGTGCATCTTGCGACCTCGGTCGTGTCCGAGATCTTCGTCAGCGACTATCTGCATCAGCTGTCGGATTGCGCCGAAATTCAGCCGATGAACATGGCGACCGTGGCCGCCCATCGTCATGACGAGCTGGCGCATTCCAAGATCTTCACCCTGATGACCAAGACCTTCTATCCGGCACTGAGCCCGCGGGAGCAGGCCTTCTTCGCCAGCGTGCTGCCCAAGCCGATCGAATGGTTCGCCGATCTCGAACTCGACATCTGGTCGTCGGTGCTGGAGCAGCTGCGCGTGCCGGGTGCCGCCACCATCATCGCCGACTGCCGGCCGCTGAATGCCGCGGCCCGCGAGCGGCTGGACTATACCGGCATCGTCGGCCTGTCGCACGAGGTGGGCATTCTCTCGACCGATGCCGGCCGCAACAGCTTTGCGGCCCAGGGCATCGCGATTTGACGTCGGGTGCCGCCCACCCCCTCCGACACAATTCGGGAATTTCTTCCGTGCCCATGACCGCCAAGATCGAGGCCGAAGCCGGCGCCACCGCCGGCAAGGCCTGGAAGTGCCTGCTCTGCACCTATGTCTACGACGAGGCGACCGGCTCGCCGGCCCATGGCATTCCGCCCGGCACCCGCCTCGAAGACCTGGATGAGGACTGGTCCTGCCCCGATTGCGGGGCGGGTCGCGAGGATTTCGAGCCGCTCGACGCCTGAGGCGCACCGGTTCGCGATCCCGCTGCCGCCGGCCGGGGTGCTGCGTACCCCCGCACGCAGCCCCCGGCCGGCCTTTCCGTTTCCCCCCCGGGAGCAGGACGATGACCTGGACATTCGACATCGCCATCGCAGGCGCCGGCCATGCCGGGGCCCAGCTCGCCATCAGCCTCCGCCAGGGCGGTTTCGCCGGCACGATCGGTCTGATCAGCGCTGAGCACGAAGCCCCTTACGACCGGCCGTCGCTGACCAAGGATTACCTGACCGGTGCCGCCCTTGCCGCCGACATCCGGCTGCGGCCCGACGGCTTCTGGGCGGAGCGCAACATCACCCGCGTGCCCGGCACCCGGATCACCGATCTGGACCCGGCCGCCCATCGCCTGTTCACCGCCGATGGCCGGCGGATCGGCTATGGCCGGCTCGCCTGGGCGACGGGCGGGGCCGCCCGCCGGCTGACCTGCCCGGGGGCGGATCTCTCGGGCATCCACACCATCCGCAGCCTGGCCGATGCCGACCGGCTGCGTGCCGATCTGTCGGGCCGCCCGCGGGTGGTGGTGGTCGGCGCCGGCTATGTCGGCCTGGAAGCCGCCGCGGCGCTGGTCGGCCAGGGCCATCGGGTGACGGTGGTCGAAGCCGCCGACCGCGTTCTGGCCCGGGTGTCGGGCCGCAGCATCGCCGCCGCCATCGAGGCGCGCCACCGGGATGCCGGTGTCGAGATCCGCACCGGTGTCGGGGTCGAGGCGCTGACCGGCGATGCCGCCGGCCGGGTCGCCGGCGTGGTCCTGTCGGATGGCGACTGTCTGCCGGCGGATCTGGTGATCGTGGGTATTGGCCTGGTGCCCGAGGTCTCGGCGCTCGCCGCCGCCGGCGCCACCACCGGGGCCGAGGCGGCGGGCGGCGTGGCGGTCGACGGCCTCTGCCGGACCGGCCTGCCCGATGTCTGGGCGCTGGGCGACTGCGCGGCCCATGTCAACCGCTTCGCCGGCGGCCGCCGGGTGCGGCTCGAATGCGTGCAGAACGCGGTCGATCAGGCACGCGTGGTGGCCGGCGCCATGCTCGGCGGCGACCAGCCCTACGATGCCGTGCCGCGCTTCTGGTCGTCGCAATACGACATCAAGCTGCAGACCATCGGCATCGTGCCGGGCCATGACACCGAAATCCTGCGCGGCCGGCCCGAGAGCGGCAGTTTCTCGGCCGTCTATCTCCGCGACGGCCGGGTGGTGGCGATCGACTGCGTCAACGCCCCGCTCGATTTCGCCCAGGGCCGCGGCCTGATCCAGGCCCAGGCGGACGCCCTGGCCCCGATCCTCGATCCGGCCGCGCTCGCCGACCCGGCGCGGCCGCTCAAGACGCTTCAGACCGGGACGGTGGCGGTTCCGGCCTGAAGCATCGGACGGCGCCCCCATTGGCTGCCCCCGTGGGGGCGCCGTTCGAGAGTTGGTTTTTAGCCCCTCGCCGGGCGGGCGCTGCCGCGCCCTTGGCCGCCGCCTCAATGGCGGCTGGGGGCGCTTATCGGCATGTCTCGATCACGTTTCGAGGGCCGATCAGGTTTCGAGAGTCTTGCGGTACTCCGCGACGGGGAGGCCGCCCATTCCCCAGTTTTCCAGGTCGACCTCGTCGATGACGACGAAGGTTGCGGCGGGGCTCTTGTTCAGCACATCGGCGAGGAGTTTGGTCACACCTTTGATGAGTTCGGCCTTCTGCGCAGCCGTGGCGCCCTCGCGGGTGATCTTTATGTTTACATACGGCATGTCCATCACTCCTTATGACTGACGTTCGATGATCTGAAAGACTTTGGCGATGATCCGCCACTGGCCGTCGGTGCGCACCAGGGTCAGGAAATCCACGAAATCGCGCGGGCCTATCGAACAGCGTGCGCGGACCATGGCGGTATTTTCTCCGGCGAGGTCGATGGCGTCGATATGGTCGCGCCGGATTTCATTGCGCGAGGCCGGCGATTGCCGGGCAGCCACCACCGGTATGTACTCGTCCATGGTGCGGTAGAGCAGCGGCGTCTCGT
The DNA window shown above is from Tistrella mobilis and carries:
- a CDS encoding NAD(P)/FAD-dependent oxidoreductase; the protein is MTWTFDIAIAGAGHAGAQLAISLRQGGFAGTIGLISAEHEAPYDRPSLTKDYLTGAALAADIRLRPDGFWAERNITRVPGTRITDLDPAAHRLFTADGRRIGYGRLAWATGGAARRLTCPGADLSGIHTIRSLADADRLRADLSGRPRVVVVGAGYVGLEAAAALVGQGHRVTVVEAADRVLARVSGRSIAAAIEARHRDAGVEIRTGVGVEALTGDAAGRVAGVVLSDGDCLPADLVIVGIGLVPEVSALAAAGATTGAEAAGGVAVDGLCRTGLPDVWALGDCAAHVNRFAGGRRVRLECVQNAVDQARVVAGAMLGGDQPYDAVPRFWSSQYDIKLQTIGIVPGHDTEILRGRPESGSFSAVYLRDGRVVAIDCVNAPLDFAQGRGLIQAQADALAPILDPAALADPARPLKTLQTGTVAVPA
- a CDS encoding glutamine amidotransferase, translated to MLKTAVAIRHLAFEDLGCFGPVLERAGYKVHYYDAGVDELWTLDPLTTGLIVVLGGPIGAYEEEKYPFLTEELQLIERRLASGKPIFGVCLGAQLMARVLGAKVYPGPAKEIGFSELTLTEAGRRSCLNVFEGGPVLHWHGDRFDLPEGAEALASTEICPVQAFSYGANAFGAQFHPEAGGEGFERWLIGHTIELGAAGVDVPRLRADNEHWGPILKPRAEACLETWLRNLDG
- a CDS encoding rubredoxin, translated to MTAKIEAEAGATAGKAWKCLLCTYVYDEATGSPAHGIPPGTRLEDLDEDWSCPDCGAGREDFEPLDA
- a CDS encoding AurF N-oxygenase family protein, whose amino-acid sequence is MTTMSAPAIATGGTDAAHQHEQSEVKALLQRIGDGWIKRAKVRRDAVDLAFDPARPDFLEELLPFHAHPLYQRLAPELKSKILSAGWIIYNEKTVAIESAIVSPSCYDALDGRIPGLTDETSRQIVCETLVDEAYHLLLVANANRLTRTRRGLEDLKIPSFNLVTMMNREKSLQSEDWQKILVHLATSVVSEIFVSDYLHQLSDCAEIQPMNMATVAAHRHDELAHSKIFTLMTKTFYPALSPREQAFFASVLPKPIEWFADLELDIWSSVLEQLRVPGAATIIADCRPLNAAARERLDYTGIVGLSHEVGILSTDAGRNSFAAQGIAI
- the glyA gene encoding serine hydroxymethyltransferase, with the translated sequence MLKTAPVSVPDRDASLAAIDPDLARAIRAEERRQQSQIELIASENLVSRAVREAQGSVLTNKYAEGYPGRRYYGGCDPVDRAETLAIDRVRRLFGAAYANVQPHSGANANLAVLFALLEPGDTVMGLDLACGGHLTHGSPVSLSGRWFKAVTYKVRADDETIDWDQMAAEARRTRPRLIFVGGSAYPRTIDFARARAIADEVGAWLMADIAHYAGLIACGLYPDPVPHAHVVTSTTHKTLRGPRGGIILTNDPDIARRIDKAVFPGVQGGPLMHVIAAKAVAFHEALQPDYRAYIHDVVGNAAALARTLDAGGLRLVTGGTDCHLVLVDLRPFALTGKAAVEAMEEVGLTANKNAVPFDTATPMVTSGIRLGSPACTTRGFGPAEFETVGRLILQVLGALRDNGGLDAATAAAVRAEVDALCARFPLPAA
- a CDS encoding tautomerase family protein; translation: MPYVNIKITREGATAAQKAELIKGVTKLLADVLNKSPAATFVVIDEVDLENWGMGGLPVAEYRKTLET
- a CDS encoding nuclear transport factor 2 family protein, with protein sequence MADLDDGIQDYFDALYFCDVDRLQRVFHPKAIYATADETPLLYRTMDEYIPVVAARQSPASRNEIRRDHIDAIDLAGENTAMVRARCSIGPRDFVDFLTLVRTDGQWRIIAKVFQIIERQS